The Micropterus dolomieu isolate WLL.071019.BEF.003 ecotype Adirondacks linkage group LG22, ASM2129224v1, whole genome shotgun sequence genome contains a region encoding:
- the LOC123962289 gene encoding hydrocephalus-inducing protein homolog isoform X4, with translation MDHTYFQPQPSELVFKDFTPAQTYKLHLSLRNIDKVPRRVKLEQQDSPHFHAVGREGAGQKVAPGMSATFFVSFTPTENKDYRHRLVFVTEKERLEVPVCAIGPRAILDVRDELHLPVCLVKASTERTTLVRNIGNNKAMFQLHTQSPFSVMPSCGALDVGDSMQVTVDFSPMTVGDYSQDLLLHYHTGEDVYIRLYGTCEELNIHLEPDSVLLKKTYISLANLHTVCLTNRGDIPLQYYWTTWPCLREEALNLLKESSVPQQEEEEKERLIFQCESNPTAIRHLPLLSSALQERRSQAVKGYCLELPHSCFTVEPAEGEIWPKMTAQFLIVFKPEEAKLYQQTIYCDVTGCASRLPLTIKGEGLGPELQLSYNLMNMKNKVFIGAKSCYEVLVSNRGLIDAPFRLSSPDTPFGRCFSFSPEEGVIPSGASQIVEITFHSRILGTFSEDLLLTVTGQPQPLILTFRGCVIGPTFHFNVSEFDFGDVAFGFPLTLICTLFNTSLVPMIFALRVLGDGLGSPSVTCAEQASDVSIHNWQNSAARDLHARPVEFTVSPAAGSVCEMSDVTIKVTLCSNTVRGYRLALVVDVEGVGKEIMTLPIIARCVVPDIAVETPLLDFQRCFLNHPYEQQVRLINTSTLPACYIVLDQEDEENSSLMFASSVTRGVILPRSSEQFSVLLKAKAIGRQHHTLRIAVFGSVRPPLEVVLSCVGQGPVVHVQIPQLDFGRIPVLMDITRALHLSNQSPIPAHFTACMSHERSFWRVEPNKGDVPPESHLELRVVAHLKDTLHFQGRLEIAIQDSQTHTVSLSATGTGTTIVSDRPFAPSLDLGTYFSPGSCQYHLKLTNHGQRIHRMHWRTEGFLKKCKNLSGQTILPPLSAARNKDIVGCGSLLSTSREKPVFSLSPSHVELFPGCSIDMVLTGSSDSPKVVQESLVCRGIVGRNEGGNKHIMSVDVTCHFVAPVLTISSKQLNFYIKKAPGKRLLPLYDKLILENVSSLLLSVELSLVEPFSLCEAPGALSSATTKCLEVHYHGQQDMVKLHAEVHFPNLHFPSTTVDFGCVLNYTETQRELSITNCSSLPVSYYWAFLDDQEHCTIRETHMLEAQESQKNTEKETKEGWSSSRMVSPACSVALSPRPGADKQSSTQCAVSVQEVFDILPIYGQLQPGSQQLVILSFYGHKNVSREVVVLCCVEEGPTYEIKLRGEASVISYSHDSTHINFGLQLLPDDDEEADEETVGQSTALQEGEQQPDAQQQKDSEQIEKEQEVSPGQPIVIPTMDYIDDEVFEKRLQLQVAYLPLQDITLTGEGVFPRIRLNLPQNLSNECYSDVVEEASTAVEEDRIVEEH, from the exons ATGGATCATACCTATTTCCAGCCCCAGCCATCTGAGCTGGTCTTCAAAGATTTCACACCTGCTCAGACCTACAAATTACATCTCAGCCTCCGGAACATAGACAag GTGCCAAGACGTGTGAAGCTGGAGCAGCAGGACTCACCTCACTTTCATGCAGTCGGTAGAGAGGGTGCAGGTCAAAAGGTAGCACCCGGAATGAGTGCCACCTTTTTTGTCTCCTTTACACCGACGGAAAACAAG GACTATCGTCACAGACTGGTTTTTGTGACAGAGAAAGAGCGATTAGAGGTCCCAGTCTGTGCCATTGGGCCACGTGCAATTCTTGACGTTCGAGACGAGCTCCATTTACCAGTCTGTCTTGTGAAAGCCTCCACAGAGAGGACTACTCTAGTCCGCAACATAGGAAACAACAAGGCCATGTtccagctacacacacagag CCCTTTCTCAGTAATGCCCTCCTGTGGGGCACTTGATGTAGGTGACAGCATGCAGGTGACTGTGGATTTCAGCCCCATGACCGTAGGAGACTACAGCCAGGACCTGCTTCTGCACTACCACACTG GTGAAGATGTTTACATCAGATTGTATGGGACTTGCGAGGAACTGAACATCCATCTTGAGCCTGACTCTGTCCTGTTGAAGAAGACTTACATTTCCCTGGCCAACCTACACACAGTGTGCCTCACCAACCGAGGTGATATCCCGCTTCAGTACTATTGGACGACATGGCCCTGCCTGCGAGAGGAGGCCCTGAACTTATtgaa GGAGAGCTCAGTGCcccagcaggaggaagaggagaaggaacgGTTGATTTTTCAGTGTGAGTCCAACCCGACAGCAATCCGTCACCTACCACTGCTGTCCAGTGCCCTGCAGGAACGCAGAAGCCAGGCTGTGAAGGGCTACTGCCTGGAGCTACCACACAGCTGCTTTACTGTGGAACCAGCG GAGGGTGAAATATGGCCTAAAATGACAGCACAGTTCCTCATTGTCTTCAAGCCTGAGGAGGCCAAACTGTATCAACAAACAATatattgtgatgtcacag GCTGTGCATCTCGCTTACCTCTCACAATAAAGGGTGAGGGCTTGGGGCCTGAACTCCAGCTCAGCTATAACCTGatgaacatgaaaaacaaagtaTTCATTGGTGCCAAAAGCTGTTATGAG GTGCTGGTGTCCAACAGAGGACTGATCGATGCCCCTTTCAGGCTGTCAAGCCCTGACACCCCTTTCGGCCGCTGTTTCTCCTTTAGTCCTGAGGAGGGTGTTATTCCCTCTGGGGCCAGCCAGATTGTGGAAATCACCTTCCACAGTCGCATCTTAGGAACCTTCTCTGAGGACCTGTTGCTAACTGTCACAGGACAGCCTCAACCACTTATCTTGACCTTCAG AGGTTGTGTTATTGGTCCCACGTTCCACTTCAATGTTTCAGAGTTTGATTTTGGAGATGTAGCCTTTG GTTTCCCGCTAACATTGATTTGTACCCTCTTCAACACCTCCCTGGTGCCTATGATCTTTGCCCTGCGTGTCCTGGGAGACGGGTTGGGTTCTCCCAGTGTGACGTGTGCTGAACAGGCGTCCGATGTGTCCATCCACAATTGGCAAAACAGTGCTGCTAGAGATCTTCACGCGCGGCCTGTGGAGTTCACTGTCAGCCCTGCTGCAGGCTCTGTCTGTGAAATGTCAGATGTCACCATTAAG GTGACGCTGTGCTCCAACACAGTCAGAGGATACAGGCTGGCACTGGTGGTGGATGTTGAGGGTGTTGGGAAGGAGATCATGACTTTGCCTATCATTGCCAG GTGTGTTGTTCCTGATATTGCAGTGGAGACTCCATTGTTGGACTTTCAAAGGTGTTTTCTTAATCATCCCTATGAACAGCAAGTGCGGCTGATCAACACCagcactctgcctgcctgctacaTTGTGCTTGACCAG GAAGACGAGGAGAATTCGTCACTGATGTTTGCCAGTTCCGTAACCAGAGGAGTGATTCTCCCTCGAAGTTCAGAGCAGTTTAGTGTGCTTCTGAAGGCTAAGGCCATTGGAAGGCAGCATCACACTCTACGCATTGCTGTGTTTGGCAGTGTCAGGCCACCGTTG GAGGTGGTCTTGTCATGTGTTGGGCAGGGACCAGTAGTTCATGTTCAGATCCCACAATTGGACTTTGGACGTATCCCGGTTCTGATGGACATTACTAGAGCTCTGCACCTGTCAAACCAGTCACCTATTCCAGCGCACTTTACTGCTTGCATG AGCCACGAAAGATCATTTTGGCGCGTTGAACCCAATAAGGGGGACGTGCCACCAGAGAGCCATCTGGAGCTAAGGGTAGTGGCACACCTGAAGGACACACTTCACTTCCAGGGCCGTTTAGAAATAGCCATCCAGGACAGTCAGACGCACACGGTCTCTTTGTCTGCCACAGGCACTGGCACCACAATTGTCAGTGACAGGCCTTTTGCTCCTAGCCTTGACCTAGGCACATACTTCAG CCCTGGTTCATGCCAGTACCACTTAAAGCTGACCAACCATGGCCAGCGAATTCACCGGATGCACTGGCGAACTGAGGGCTTCTTGAAGAAGTGCAAAAACCTATCTGGGCAAACCATTCTGCCCCCCCTCTCCGCTGCCAGGAACAAGGACATTGTGGGCTGTGGATCTTTGCTCTCCACTAGCAGAGAGAAACCAGTGTTCAGCCTCAGCCCCTCTCATGTGGAGCTTTTCCCAGGCTGCTCCATTGACATGGTGCTTACGGGATCTTCCGACTCCCCAAAG GTTGTACAGGAGAGTCTGGTGTGCCGTGGCATTGTGGGTCGCAATGAAGGCGGTAATAAGCACATCATGTCTGTAGATGTTACCTGTCACTTTGTGGCTCCTGTTCTCACTATTTCTTCCAAGCAGCTGAACTTCTACATAAAGAAG GCCCCAGGAAAGAGACTATTGCCCCTGTATGATAAGCTGATCTTGGAAAATGTGTCATCTCTGCTTCTGTCCGTGGAGCTCTCTCTTGTAGAGCCATTCTCTCTGTGTGAGGCCCCCGGAGCCCTCAGCTCAGCTACTACTAAG TGCCTTGAGGTACATTACCATGGACAACAAGACATGGTGAAGCTGCATGCTGAGGTCCACTTCCCCAACCTCCACTTCCCCTCCACCACAGTGGATTTTGGCTGTGTGCTCAactacacagagacacagagagaactCTCCATCACCAACTGCTCTTCGCTGCCTGTGTCCTACTACTGGGCTTTCCTGGATGACCAGGAACATTGTACCATCAG AGAGACACATATGCTGGAGGCACAGGAGTCgcagaaaaatacagaaaaggagACTAAAGAAGGTTGGAGCTCCTCTAGAATGGTTTCTCCTGCCTGTTCAGTTGCTCTCAGCCCCAGGCCTGGTGCAGACAAACAGAGCAGCACACAGTGCGCTGTGAGTGTGCAAGAG gTGTTTGATATCTTGCCAATATATGGTCAACTGCAACCCGGGAGCCAACAGCTGGTCATATTGTCTTTCTACGGACATAAAAATGTCAGCAGAGAGGTGGTTGTACTGTGCTGTGTAGAGGAGGGACCAACGTATGAAATCAAACTCAGAGGAGAAGCATCAGTAATCAGCTACAGCCATGACTCTACCCACATCAACTTTGGTCTGCAG CTTCTTCcagatgatgatgaggaggcaGATGAGGAGACAGTGGGACAGAGCACAGCCCTGCAGGAGGGCGAGCAGCAGCCAGATGCACAGCAGCAAAAAGACAGTGAGCAAATTGAGAAAGAACAGGAGGTCAGTCCTGGCCAGCCCATAGTCATCCCCACCATG gattACATTGATGATGAGGTGTTTGAGAAGCGGCTTCAGCTGCAGGTGGCTTACCTGCCACTGCAGGACATCACTCTGACAGGAGAGGGAGTGTTCCCAAGGATCAGGCTGAACTTACCACAAAACCTGT CAAATGAGTGCTACAGTGATGTAGTGGAGGAGGCCAGCACAGCTGTGGAGGAAGATAGAATCGTAGAGGAGCACTGA
- the LOC123962289 gene encoding hydrocephalus-inducing protein homolog isoform X5, translated as MSATFFVSFTPTENKDYRHRLVFVTEKERLEVPVCAIGPRAILDVRDELHLPVCLVKASTERTTLVRNIGNNKAMFQLHTQSPFSVMPSCGALDVGDSMQVTVDFSPMTVGDYSQDLLLHYHTGEDVYIRLYGTCEELNIHLEPDSVLLKKTYISLANLHTVCLTNRGDIPLQYYWTTWPCLREEALNLLKESSVPQQEEEEKERLIFQCESNPTAIRHLPLLSSALQERRSQAVKGYCLELPHSCFTVEPAEGEIWPKMTAQFLIVFKPEEAKLYQQTIYCDVTGCASRLPLTIKGEGLGPELQLSYNLMNMKNKVFIGAKSCYEVLVSNRGLIDAPFRLSSPDTPFGRCFSFSPEEGVIPSGASQIVEITFHSRILGTFSEDLLLTVTGQPQPLILTFRGCVIGPTFHFNVSEFDFGDVAFGFPLTLICTLFNTSLVPMIFALRVLGDGLGSPSVTCAEQASDVSIHNWQNSAARDLHARPVEFTVSPAAGSVCEMSDVTIKVTLCSNTVRGYRLALVVDVEGVGKEIMTLPIIARCVVPDIAVETPLLDFQRCFLNHPYEQQVRLINTSTLPACYIVLDQEDEENSSLMFASSVTRGVILPRSSEQFSVLLKAKAIGRQHHTLRIAVFGSVRPPLEVVLSCVGQGPVVHVQIPQLDFGRIPVLMDITRALHLSNQSPIPAHFTACMSHERSFWRVEPNKGDVPPESHLELRVVAHLKDTLHFQGRLEIAIQDSQTHTVSLSATGTGTTIVSDRPFAPSLDLGTYFSPGSCQYHLKLTNHGQRIHRMHWRTEGFLKKCKNLSGQTILPPLSAARNKDIVGCGSLLSTSREKPVFSLSPSHVELFPGCSIDMVLTGSSDSPKVVQESLVCRGIVGRNEGGNKHIMSVDVTCHFVAPVLTISSKQLNFYIKKAPGKRLLPLYDKLILENVSSLLLSVELSLVEPFSLCEAPGALSSATTKSVVLGDGRQANLWVCFNPVYCWDRVSRVVDECLEVHYHGQQDMVKLHAEVHFPNLHFPSTTVDFGCVLNYTETQRELSITNCSSLPVSYYWAFLDDQEHCTIRETHMLEAQESQKNTEKETKEGWSSSRMVSPACSVALSPRPGADKQSSTQCAVSVQEVFDILPIYGQLQPGSQQLVILSFYGHKNVSREVVVLCCVEEGPTYEIKLRGEASVISYSHDSTHINFGLQLLPDDDEEADEETVGQSTALQEGEQQPDAQQQKDSEQIEKEQEVSPGQPIVIPTMDYIDDEVFEKRLQLQVAYLPLQDITLTGEGVFPRIRLNLPQNLSNECYSDVVEEASTAVEEDRIVEEH; from the exons ATGAGTGCCACCTTTTTTGTCTCCTTTACACCGACGGAAAACAAG GACTATCGTCACAGACTGGTTTTTGTGACAGAGAAAGAGCGATTAGAGGTCCCAGTCTGTGCCATTGGGCCACGTGCAATTCTTGACGTTCGAGACGAGCTCCATTTACCAGTCTGTCTTGTGAAAGCCTCCACAGAGAGGACTACTCTAGTCCGCAACATAGGAAACAACAAGGCCATGTtccagctacacacacagag CCCTTTCTCAGTAATGCCCTCCTGTGGGGCACTTGATGTAGGTGACAGCATGCAGGTGACTGTGGATTTCAGCCCCATGACCGTAGGAGACTACAGCCAGGACCTGCTTCTGCACTACCACACTG GTGAAGATGTTTACATCAGATTGTATGGGACTTGCGAGGAACTGAACATCCATCTTGAGCCTGACTCTGTCCTGTTGAAGAAGACTTACATTTCCCTGGCCAACCTACACACAGTGTGCCTCACCAACCGAGGTGATATCCCGCTTCAGTACTATTGGACGACATGGCCCTGCCTGCGAGAGGAGGCCCTGAACTTATtgaa GGAGAGCTCAGTGCcccagcaggaggaagaggagaaggaacgGTTGATTTTTCAGTGTGAGTCCAACCCGACAGCAATCCGTCACCTACCACTGCTGTCCAGTGCCCTGCAGGAACGCAGAAGCCAGGCTGTGAAGGGCTACTGCCTGGAGCTACCACACAGCTGCTTTACTGTGGAACCAGCG GAGGGTGAAATATGGCCTAAAATGACAGCACAGTTCCTCATTGTCTTCAAGCCTGAGGAGGCCAAACTGTATCAACAAACAATatattgtgatgtcacag GCTGTGCATCTCGCTTACCTCTCACAATAAAGGGTGAGGGCTTGGGGCCTGAACTCCAGCTCAGCTATAACCTGatgaacatgaaaaacaaagtaTTCATTGGTGCCAAAAGCTGTTATGAG GTGCTGGTGTCCAACAGAGGACTGATCGATGCCCCTTTCAGGCTGTCAAGCCCTGACACCCCTTTCGGCCGCTGTTTCTCCTTTAGTCCTGAGGAGGGTGTTATTCCCTCTGGGGCCAGCCAGATTGTGGAAATCACCTTCCACAGTCGCATCTTAGGAACCTTCTCTGAGGACCTGTTGCTAACTGTCACAGGACAGCCTCAACCACTTATCTTGACCTTCAG AGGTTGTGTTATTGGTCCCACGTTCCACTTCAATGTTTCAGAGTTTGATTTTGGAGATGTAGCCTTTG GTTTCCCGCTAACATTGATTTGTACCCTCTTCAACACCTCCCTGGTGCCTATGATCTTTGCCCTGCGTGTCCTGGGAGACGGGTTGGGTTCTCCCAGTGTGACGTGTGCTGAACAGGCGTCCGATGTGTCCATCCACAATTGGCAAAACAGTGCTGCTAGAGATCTTCACGCGCGGCCTGTGGAGTTCACTGTCAGCCCTGCTGCAGGCTCTGTCTGTGAAATGTCAGATGTCACCATTAAG GTGACGCTGTGCTCCAACACAGTCAGAGGATACAGGCTGGCACTGGTGGTGGATGTTGAGGGTGTTGGGAAGGAGATCATGACTTTGCCTATCATTGCCAG GTGTGTTGTTCCTGATATTGCAGTGGAGACTCCATTGTTGGACTTTCAAAGGTGTTTTCTTAATCATCCCTATGAACAGCAAGTGCGGCTGATCAACACCagcactctgcctgcctgctacaTTGTGCTTGACCAG GAAGACGAGGAGAATTCGTCACTGATGTTTGCCAGTTCCGTAACCAGAGGAGTGATTCTCCCTCGAAGTTCAGAGCAGTTTAGTGTGCTTCTGAAGGCTAAGGCCATTGGAAGGCAGCATCACACTCTACGCATTGCTGTGTTTGGCAGTGTCAGGCCACCGTTG GAGGTGGTCTTGTCATGTGTTGGGCAGGGACCAGTAGTTCATGTTCAGATCCCACAATTGGACTTTGGACGTATCCCGGTTCTGATGGACATTACTAGAGCTCTGCACCTGTCAAACCAGTCACCTATTCCAGCGCACTTTACTGCTTGCATG AGCCACGAAAGATCATTTTGGCGCGTTGAACCCAATAAGGGGGACGTGCCACCAGAGAGCCATCTGGAGCTAAGGGTAGTGGCACACCTGAAGGACACACTTCACTTCCAGGGCCGTTTAGAAATAGCCATCCAGGACAGTCAGACGCACACGGTCTCTTTGTCTGCCACAGGCACTGGCACCACAATTGTCAGTGACAGGCCTTTTGCTCCTAGCCTTGACCTAGGCACATACTTCAG CCCTGGTTCATGCCAGTACCACTTAAAGCTGACCAACCATGGCCAGCGAATTCACCGGATGCACTGGCGAACTGAGGGCTTCTTGAAGAAGTGCAAAAACCTATCTGGGCAAACCATTCTGCCCCCCCTCTCCGCTGCCAGGAACAAGGACATTGTGGGCTGTGGATCTTTGCTCTCCACTAGCAGAGAGAAACCAGTGTTCAGCCTCAGCCCCTCTCATGTGGAGCTTTTCCCAGGCTGCTCCATTGACATGGTGCTTACGGGATCTTCCGACTCCCCAAAG GTTGTACAGGAGAGTCTGGTGTGCCGTGGCATTGTGGGTCGCAATGAAGGCGGTAATAAGCACATCATGTCTGTAGATGTTACCTGTCACTTTGTGGCTCCTGTTCTCACTATTTCTTCCAAGCAGCTGAACTTCTACATAAAGAAG GCCCCAGGAAAGAGACTATTGCCCCTGTATGATAAGCTGATCTTGGAAAATGTGTCATCTCTGCTTCTGTCCGTGGAGCTCTCTCTTGTAGAGCCATTCTCTCTGTGTGAGGCCCCCGGAGCCCTCAGCTCAGCTACTACTAAG TCCGTGGTTTTAGGTGACGGGAGGCAGGCCAATTTGTGGGTATGCTTTAATCCAGTTTACTGTTGGGATCGGGTGTCACGAGTCGTGGATGAG TGCCTTGAGGTACATTACCATGGACAACAAGACATGGTGAAGCTGCATGCTGAGGTCCACTTCCCCAACCTCCACTTCCCCTCCACCACAGTGGATTTTGGCTGTGTGCTCAactacacagagacacagagagaactCTCCATCACCAACTGCTCTTCGCTGCCTGTGTCCTACTACTGGGCTTTCCTGGATGACCAGGAACATTGTACCATCAG AGAGACACATATGCTGGAGGCACAGGAGTCgcagaaaaatacagaaaaggagACTAAAGAAGGTTGGAGCTCCTCTAGAATGGTTTCTCCTGCCTGTTCAGTTGCTCTCAGCCCCAGGCCTGGTGCAGACAAACAGAGCAGCACACAGTGCGCTGTGAGTGTGCAAGAG gTGTTTGATATCTTGCCAATATATGGTCAACTGCAACCCGGGAGCCAACAGCTGGTCATATTGTCTTTCTACGGACATAAAAATGTCAGCAGAGAGGTGGTTGTACTGTGCTGTGTAGAGGAGGGACCAACGTATGAAATCAAACTCAGAGGAGAAGCATCAGTAATCAGCTACAGCCATGACTCTACCCACATCAACTTTGGTCTGCAG CTTCTTCcagatgatgatgaggaggcaGATGAGGAGACAGTGGGACAGAGCACAGCCCTGCAGGAGGGCGAGCAGCAGCCAGATGCACAGCAGCAAAAAGACAGTGAGCAAATTGAGAAAGAACAGGAGGTCAGTCCTGGCCAGCCCATAGTCATCCCCACCATG gattACATTGATGATGAGGTGTTTGAGAAGCGGCTTCAGCTGCAGGTGGCTTACCTGCCACTGCAGGACATCACTCTGACAGGAGAGGGAGTGTTCCCAAGGATCAGGCTGAACTTACCACAAAACCTGT CAAATGAGTGCTACAGTGATGTAGTGGAGGAGGCCAGCACAGCTGTGGAGGAAGATAGAATCGTAGAGGAGCACTGA